The segment GCACAAACCGAAAGAATTATGGGAATTATGGGAGTTATGGGAGTCATGGGAGTAATGGGAGTAATGGGAATTATGGGAATTTGGAGAGTTATGGAGGGTGCCGGTCTCTGCGCATTCCCGCTCAATGACTCCCATGACTCGCATGACTCCCATGACTCGCATGACTCCCATAACTCTCATAACTCCCATGGTTCCCATTGATGCCAAAACTCAATTTTCCGCCTTTTTCAGTCTGACGATTTCTGATTTTCCCACGAGGTTTCCCATGTGCGCTTCCCCCATCCTGGCCGCTTTCACCCGTGAGCCCATCGACGAGGGGCCGCTGCTGTCGTTTTTGGGCGATCCCGGGAGCGGGGCGCGGGTCACCTTCACCGGCACGGTCCGGGACACGTCCCGGGGGCGGCGGGTGACCCGCCTGGAGTACGAGGCCTACGAGGAGATGGCCCTGCCGGCCCTGCGCACGCTGCTCGAGGAGGCCGCGGGGCGCTGGGGGCTGCGGCGGGCGGCGGTCGTCCACCGGCTGGGGCCCGCGGCGCCGGGCGAGACCAGCGTGTGGATCGGCGTGGCCTCGCCCCACCGGGCGGCGGCCTTCGAGGCGTGCCGCCACCTGATCGACGCCATCAAGGCGGCGGTCCCCATCTGGAAGAAGGA is part of the Acidobacteriota bacterium genome and harbors:
- a CDS encoding molybdenum cofactor biosynthesis protein MoaE, yielding MCASPILAAFTREPIDEGPLLSFLGDPGSGARVTFTGTVRDTSRGRRVTRLEYEAYEEMALPALRTLLEEAAGRWGLRRAAVVHRLGPAAPGETSVWIGVASPHRAAAFEACRHLIDAIKAAVPIWKKECYDDGYSCVEGEEAPFQRGGDHRQ